From the Sulfitobacter sp. BSw21498 genome, the window CAATTTCTAGGCTCATCCAGCCCTCTAGATCTGACCGAAGCGGGCTCATGCGCGTGTAAACCACCGAGCGCGAAAACTCTGAACGCATCGCAGTCTTAATGATACGTCCGGCTTCGATATGACCTTCAATTCCGAGTTCACCGATTGGACGGCGTCGAGAACACCCAGGGTTATAGTTGTAAGGCACCGTCGATTTACTCGGCGATGGGTAGATCATGCCTTTGCATCTTGCACGGCGCTCGTCCTGCCGAGTCTTGGCCAACGGACTCAGAAAAGTCTCCCAAGAACTAACGGACTCGCCGGTCCAGTTGCCGCTGACCATGGGTGCTGGCATTGCATCAATCTTCTCGATCAAGGCATCAAGATCGTAACCGGAGCTCTCATCGACACCGACATACAGATCACAATTGTAGGGACTATACAGACCTGGCCAATCAGTCTTTTCGATGCGCCAACCTGTTCGATCAGCCCAAGCTGCGCGCTCTTCAACATCAGGAGCGCCCCCGTAAGGTTCATCAATCAGGACAAACTGACCGCTGGCTTGGTCAATCCAATCCGTCGAGTGGTCCATGTTTGGAAGTTTATCGCGATTCAGAATCTTGGGATATGCAGTACGGTTTCGATATGGCCGCAGCCCAGTATGCTCTATGAAGCGAAGCGATCGTTCTGCGGTACAAAGCCTGCTTCGCGCATATTCTTGGTTCGGTGCGATGTCGTCACACACGAAATGATCGCCGGCAACCATTCTTAGATTGCCGAAGCCACGCACGTACCTTAGTGCGCTTTTCTCGCACAGATCCAGAATTGGCATCGACATTTCAATCCGCAGAGTTTCTCGCCCGCATCGATGGCGGAGCTCTTTGTCGCTCCAATAGATGGTCAAGAGTATGTATG encodes:
- a CDS encoding DUF5623 domain-containing protein, which gives rise to MLIEDIHPNTLAGVKRLAKQYKKTKGIRHSDALELAAKSANFESFRHAQRSLPMTRTALSKPYILLTIYWSDKELRHRCGRETLRIEMSMPILDLCEKSALRYVRGFGNLRMVAGDHFVCDDIAPNQEYARSRLCTAERSLRFIEHTGLRPYRNRTAYPKILNRDKLPNMDHSTDWIDQASGQFVLIDEPYGGAPDVEERAAWADRTGWRIEKTDWPGLYSPYNCDLYVGVDESSGYDLDALIEKIDAMPAPMVSGNWTGESVSSWETFLSPLAKTRQDERRARCKGMIYPSPSKSTVPYNYNPGCSRRRPIGELGIEGHIEAGRIIKTAMRSEFSRSVVYTRMSPLRSDLEGWMSLEIGQGQLEGPEFFEVYYQWTDEDQSFLEKLRSTENVIAALRGLERKLKLAYPDCAPLRQQLRRVEMSILLLAKAK